In a single window of the Candidatus Binatia bacterium genome:
- a CDS encoding beta-ketoacyl-ACP synthase III, giving the protein MRTSHTRSVILGTGSELPSRVITNAALERLVDTSDEWITTRTGIKERRVLEEGKGNADMAHRAAVRALKDAGVEAKDLDAIIMGTVTPDYPFPSSACVLENMLGARKAFSFDVNAACSGFLNALAVADSMVKTGMIRHALVVGSDALSRLLNWKDRTTCILFGDGAGAVVVGAAHDGHRGILSTKLRTDGSYAKTLYVPAGGSLKPASLESVRKNEHTITMNGKEVFKVAVRSMEEISREALDEADVDIDEISLVIPHQANLRIIGALAERLKIPMSKVMVNLDRYGNTSAASVPVALDEARREGRIRHGDIVLLNAFGAGFAWGAAVIKF; this is encoded by the coding sequence GTGAGAACCTCGCACACGAGAAGCGTAATCCTCGGCACCGGGTCGGAGCTTCCGTCGCGCGTCATCACCAACGCCGCTCTCGAGCGGCTCGTCGATACCAGCGACGAATGGATCACGACGCGCACCGGCATCAAAGAGAGACGCGTCCTGGAAGAAGGCAAGGGCAACGCGGACATGGCGCATCGCGCCGCGGTGCGCGCCCTCAAAGACGCGGGAGTGGAGGCGAAGGATCTCGACGCCATTATCATGGGGACGGTGACGCCGGACTACCCTTTTCCCAGCTCGGCTTGCGTCCTGGAGAACATGCTCGGCGCGCGCAAGGCATTTTCCTTCGACGTGAACGCCGCCTGCTCGGGCTTTTTGAACGCGCTCGCGGTCGCCGATTCCATGGTGAAGACCGGCATGATCCGCCACGCGCTGGTCGTCGGCTCGGACGCGCTCAGCCGGCTCCTCAACTGGAAGGACCGGACCACCTGCATCCTCTTCGGCGACGGCGCCGGAGCCGTGGTCGTCGGCGCCGCGCACGACGGGCACCGTGGCATTCTCAGCACCAAGCTCCGCACCGACGGGTCGTATGCGAAGACTCTTTATGTTCCTGCGGGCGGTTCGCTCAAGCCCGCCAGCCTGGAGAGCGTGAGGAAAAACGAGCACACGATCACGATGAACGGCAAGGAAGTTTTTAAGGTCGCCGTGCGCTCCATGGAGGAGATCAGCCGCGAAGCGCTCGACGAGGCGGATGTGGACATCGATGAAATCTCGCTGGTGATTCCGCACCAGGCGAATCTCAGAATCATCGGCGCCCTGGCGGAACGGCTGAAAATTCCGATGTCGAAAGTGATGGTCAACCTCGACCGCTACGGCAACACCTCCGCCGCCTCCGTGCCCGTCGCGCTCGACGAAGCCCGGCGCGAGGGGCGCATCCGCCACGGCGACATCGTTCTGTTGAACGCGTTCGGCGCGGGGTTCGCCTGGGGCGCGGCCGTGATCAAGTTCTAG
- the fabF gene encoding beta-ketoacyl-ACP synthase II gives MRESEPRRVVVTGLGLVSPLGTGVEKNWQAIAAGRSGIRRISRFPDTEFFASRIAGEVPDFRAEDFIEAKEIKKMDLFIQYSVAAAQMAADDGGFKVDPAEAARVGVIIGVGLCGLETIETYHKAFLEGGPRKISPFFIPKVISNLAPGQVAIRHGAKGVNWTPTSACASGNNAIGESFHLIRRGLQDAVIAGGAEAAITPLGVGGFSSMKALSTRNDAPERASRPFDKERDGFVIAEGSGVLILEERERALKRGAKIYAEIIGYAANGDAYHMTAPAPEGEGAARCMALALDDAAIRPSEVSYINAHGTSTEYNDINETQAIKKVFGEHAYKIPVSSTKSMTGHLLGAAGAIEGAYSVLALHHGLVPPTINYENPDPDCDLDYVPNQARRADLQVALSNSFGFGGTNACVIFRRHA, from the coding sequence ATGAGAGAATCGGAACCGCGCCGCGTGGTCGTGACCGGTCTCGGGCTCGTCAGTCCGTTGGGCACGGGCGTAGAAAAAAACTGGCAGGCGATCGCGGCCGGGCGCTCCGGTATCCGGCGCATCAGCCGTTTTCCCGACACCGAATTTTTCGCCAGCCGCATCGCCGGCGAAGTGCCGGATTTCCGCGCCGAGGACTTTATAGAAGCGAAAGAAATCAAAAAAATGGATCTCTTCATTCAGTACAGCGTCGCCGCGGCTCAAATGGCGGCCGATGACGGCGGCTTCAAGGTCGATCCCGCAGAGGCCGCTCGGGTCGGCGTGATCATCGGCGTCGGGCTGTGCGGTCTGGAAACGATCGAGACGTACCACAAAGCATTTCTCGAAGGCGGTCCGAGGAAAATCTCGCCGTTTTTCATTCCGAAAGTTATTTCCAATCTTGCTCCGGGCCAGGTCGCGATTCGCCACGGCGCCAAAGGCGTCAACTGGACTCCCACTTCGGCCTGCGCTTCGGGGAATAATGCGATCGGAGAATCCTTCCATCTCATCCGCCGCGGCCTCCAGGACGCGGTCATTGCCGGCGGCGCGGAGGCGGCCATCACGCCGCTCGGCGTCGGAGGATTCAGCTCGATGAAGGCGCTTTCGACGCGGAACGACGCTCCCGAGCGCGCGAGCCGGCCGTTCGACAAAGAGCGCGACGGCTTCGTCATCGCCGAGGGCTCGGGCGTGCTGATCTTGGAGGAGAGAGAGCGGGCGCTCAAGCGTGGGGCAAAAATTTACGCCGAGATCATCGGCTACGCGGCCAACGGCGACGCCTATCATATGACCGCGCCGGCGCCCGAAGGCGAAGGGGCGGCGCGCTGCATGGCGCTCGCCCTGGACGACGCGGCGATCCGGCCGAGCGAGGTGAGCTATATCAACGCCCACGGCACTTCCACCGAGTACAACGACATCAACGAGACCCAGGCGATCAAAAAAGTTTTCGGCGAGCACGCCTACAAAATTCCGGTCAGCTCGACCAAGTCGATGACCGGCCATCTGCTGGGCGCGGCCGGCGCGATCGAAGGAGCGTACAGCGTCCTCGCGCTTCACCACGGACTTGTTCCGCCGACCATCAACTATGAGAATCCCGATCCCGATTGCGATCTGGATTACGTTCCCAACCAGGCGCGCAGGGCGGATCTTCAGGTCGCGCTGTCCAATTCGTTCGGCTTCGGCGGGACCAATGCCTGCGTGATCTTCAGGAGGCACGCGTGA
- a CDS encoding histone deacetylase — translation MARTAVVIDPEYLKHDPGESHPERPERLKVLLNLAGELDAKNFQLLPPRAATQPEIASCHAADYIDLVQATSTTNRYALDGDTVTSRDSFGVGLLAVGGFLKLLDAIAAGEARNGFALVRPPGHHALKDRAMGFCLFNTVAVGARYVERHYGARRVLIMDWDVHHGNGTQDAFYEDPSVLYLSTHQYPYYPGTGAAEEVGGGAGEGYTVNIPLPAGLGDAEYLRVFNEIVAPIAEKFAPDWILVSAGFDPHRRDPMGGMNVTESGFAAMAARLMRLAEKHAGGKIAFLLEGGYDLAALKNSVARVLETLKDGPTAGLSDSVGGEVIAPLVRRILSIQEKYW, via the coding sequence ATGGCGCGCACCGCCGTCGTGATCGATCCCGAGTATCTCAAGCACGATCCCGGAGAGTCCCATCCGGAGCGGCCCGAGCGTCTCAAGGTCCTGCTCAATCTCGCCGGAGAGCTGGATGCGAAAAACTTTCAGCTCTTGCCGCCGCGAGCGGCGACGCAGCCAGAGATCGCGTCGTGCCATGCGGCGGATTACATCGATCTCGTTCAGGCCACCTCCACCACTAACCGCTATGCGCTGGACGGCGACACGGTGACCTCGCGGGATTCTTTCGGCGTCGGCTTGTTGGCCGTGGGCGGTTTTTTAAAGCTCCTCGATGCGATCGCCGCCGGCGAGGCGCGGAACGGCTTCGCTCTGGTGCGCCCGCCGGGACATCATGCGCTCAAAGATCGCGCGATGGGCTTTTGTCTTTTCAACACAGTGGCGGTGGGCGCCCGTTACGTCGAACGCCATTACGGCGCCAGGCGGGTTTTGATCATGGACTGGGACGTGCATCACGGCAACGGCACACAGGATGCCTTCTACGAGGACCCGTCGGTGCTGTATCTCTCGACGCATCAGTACCCCTATTATCCGGGCACGGGCGCCGCTGAAGAAGTCGGCGGCGGCGCCGGTGAGGGTTACACGGTCAATATTCCGCTGCCGGCGGGCTTGGGCGATGCGGAGTATTTGCGCGTGTTCAACGAGATCGTCGCTCCGATTGCGGAAAAATTCGCGCCCGATTGGATTCTCGTCTCCGCCGGCTTTGATCCGCATCGGCGCGATCCTATGGGCGGCATGAACGTGACCGAAAGCGGCTTCGCCGCGATGGCCGCCAGGCTCATGCGGCTGGCGGAAAAACACGCAGGCGGCAAGATCGCTTTCTTGCTCGAAGGCGGATACGACCTCGCGGCGCTGAAAAATTCCGTCGCTCGGGTGCTCGAAACGCTCAAAGATGGACCGACCGCGGGTCTATCCGACAGTGTTGGCGGAGAGGTGATCGCACCGCTGGTTCGGAGAATACTCAGCATCCAAGAAAAGTACTGGTAA